ACCACCGGAAAAGGCGACTACAAGGGATCCCATGGACTCAACGATTTCCCGGAGTTTAAGATAGTGTTCCCGGACAATGGCCTCATTAAACGACTGTTTGTTCACTTCCTCAATCCTGTTTTTTCCTGTTTGCCTACGACAACTGTTACACAATTTTCTGTGTCAATATACTTCCTTGCCACACGCAGAATATCATCTTTGGTAACACTGTTTATCTTATTTGGGTAGTCTCTTATATAGTCAGGGCCGAGGTTGTAATACTCGACCATCAGCATAAAGTTTGATATCTTTGCATTCGTATCCAGCCTTAGTGGAAAACTGCCGGTCAGATACGCCTTGGCATCGTTTAACTCATCGTCACTGACCTGCTCTTCCCGGATCTTTTTCAACTCTGTCCTGATCCCTTCTATTGCATCTCTGGCTGATTCATTTTTTGTCTGCACCTCAACTGTAAAGGCCCCGGGAAACCTGTTTACGTCAAAGTGACTGTAGACAGAGTAAGCAAGCCCCTTGTTATCCCTGATCTCCTTTGTCATTCGCGACTCAAAGCCGCCGCCGCCCAATATATAATTCATCAGGCTCACTGCATAATAATCCGGGTTGTCTCTTGAGATGCCTGTATGGCCCAACACTATATTAGACTGGGTGATATTGCGGTCAATCAGGATTGAGTCCCCTTTCGAAACCTTATTCACAGGAGGGACTTCAGGTAATTTAAGCCTGGACTTATCCCATCGCACAAAAGATGTCTCTATAAGTGAGACGGCCTCTTTGTAATTAAGATCACCGGTAACTGAAATAATAGTGTTGTTCGGTTTATAAAATTGCTGATAAAAATTCATTATGTCATCCCGCGTAATCCTGCTGACAGATTCTTCATCACCTTCAACAGGAATTCCGTAAGGGTGTCCCTGAAACACTGCCCTGTAAAATTCCTTTGATGCCACTGCTCCTGGATCATCCCTTTCCGATATGATTGCGGCTATGGTTTCTTTCTTCTTTCTTTCCAGTTCTTCTGCAGGAAATACGGGATTCAGCAGTATATCAGTCAACAGTTCCATGCCTGTTGAGATGTCTTTTTTGAGCACTACCAATGAGGCAGAGGAATAGTCTTCACCTCCGGCTGCTGAGAGTTTTCCCCCTATAAAATCAATTTCCTCTGCAATCTGACGTGATGTCCTTGTCGTGGTCCCCTCATCAATCAAGGCAGATGTGAGACTGGCAACTCCCCCCTTTCCAGGGGGGTCATAAATGGCGCCAGCCTTGATCGCAACAGATATGTTGACCATGGGAAGGGCATGGGTTTCAACAAAAAGCAGGGTTATGCCATTTTTCAGTACCACCCTCTTTGGCTCAATGCCAGGGGATGCAAGGCTGATTGATGTCCAGAGGAGAATTATTATTAATAAAGAGGGAAGTATCCTCATAATGTGTCTTGTCTTATAACTCATTGCTCATTGCTTTCGACTCATTGCTTCTGGGGTAGCGGCACCAACACCCCCACAGTCCTGTTGTCATCCATGAAATATTTGTTAGCCACCCGCATTATATCCTCTGGCGTGACCTGACGGATTTCATCAATATAGCTTTCAAGGTACTTTGCCCCGGCGCCGGTAGTTTCAAGCTGGCCTATGAGCATAGCCTGATAGAAAACAGAGTCCTGTCCCATAATGAATGAGGCCTCTATCTGGTTTCTTGCCTTTTGAAGTTCCCTTGTTGAAACAGGCTCCCTCTTAATCCGCTCTATTTCTTCCTTTAATGCAGCCTCAGCCTCTTCAGTCGTCCTGTCAGGTTTAAGTTGTGCATAAAAATAGAAAAGCTCAGGGTCGGTCTGTACAGGTGTAAAACCGCCGCCTGCTGTTAATGCAATCTGTTTAGAGTAAACGATATTCTGATAGAGCCGCGAACTCTTGCCGCCTGACAGTATATTATTCAAGAGCTCAAGTGCATAATGATCCCGGTCTTTATAATTAGGGGCATGATATCCGTATATAACATAAGGCAGCTGCGCTTCACGCTTATACAGAAACCGCCTCTCACCTTTTTGATCATCCTCTGAAATCTTTACATCCCGCATAGGTTCACCTTTTGGAATGCCCCCAAAATAGTGACCAATTTTATTAATAAGGTCTTCCGTATTAAAATCCCCGACAACCACGATTGTGGCATTGTCAGGCCTGTAATATGTTTTATAATAATTATAAGTATCTTCCCTGGAGAGGTTGTCGAGGTCCGTCATCCATCCTATTATAGGTGAATGGTATGGATGGATCTTAAAAGCAGCGGCATAGAGTTCTTCTATCAGGGATGATACCGGGTCATCTTCAGTGCGGAGCCTCCGCTCTTCCTTAACAACATCACGCTCCAGCATGAACTCATTTGGGTCAAGCAGGAGATTGACCATGCGGTCTGATTCCAGGTCAAAGGATATCTCAAGCCTGTCGCTCGATATGTTCTGAAAGTAGGCGGTGTAATCCTGGCTTGTAAAGGCGTTTTCATTGCCCCCATTTCTTGCCACAATCCCTGAATACTCACCTTTCCCATATTTTGGTGTTCCCTTGAACATCATGTGTTCAAGCAAATGGGATATTCCGGTCCTGCCGGTGATTTCATTGCGTGAGCCCACCTTGTACCAGACCTGAAATGTCACGACCGGGGATTTATGGTTTTCTACGGTTACGATTTTAAGGCCATTTGGCAGAAAGTGCTCTCTTATTTCTGAACCAAATGCTGAACCCGTGAATAAATATAGTACAGCTAATGCTATGGCTATGAGTCTTGACACACATCCATATTACAGATAGCAGAAGAAGGTGTCAAGAAAGGGGGAACCTGGGTATTTTCAGTTGTGGTGAGGCAGGAGTACAGCTGCATCAGCCCAAAGGTTTGCATCATAGGTGTTTTCTGTCCCCTTAACTACATCGTAGACCAATATCCCGTCGTCTGAAAGGGTAAATATGAGCTGCCTGTCTGTATAGCTGTTAGCCACGTCAATGTCTGATGGTGGTTCCATGTAATCATTATGAAAATGGAACAGCCCTATATATTCCCCTTCAATCTTCGTAGAGCCAAGAAAGGATTTGAAGGCAAGGGGGGAGAGGACAAATTTCAACTGTGAATGGATATCATACGTTCTGATAAAATCTTTGATGAGTTTGTCCTTTATGGGATTACTGACTGAATTCCCGGTCAGGACATCGATCAATCTTGCCGTTACCGCACTGTCAACTTCAACCTTTGCAAGTATCTCCCTGCTTTCTTCTTTCTTTAAAAGGGCAAGGAAATCACTTACAGATGATTCAGAGGCTGCCCTGAGTTTGTCCGAGAATGCCTCGTTTACCGATGGAATCTCATAAAGCCTGAGTTTTGGTTTGTCCTGATCATAAGATATTGTTGCTATACCGCCTATTTCAGTGTTTGAGTAAGCCTTTGACGCGATGACTCTGCTAAATATCTGTTGGACATCACTTCTGTTTGTCAGCGCTATTGAAATATCTGCTGACGGCACCTGATCTATACCCAGGAAATATTTTTTTACTATGGCAATCTCTTTAAAATGCCCTATAAAGGTATAAGGAAAATCTGTGGATACCAGACTATAGATAACGGCCGGCCCTTTAAAGAAATAGGCATTCCTCTCGGTAATGTTTCTGAACGGAGAATCAACAGGTGGGATCAAGGCAGTAAATAGTTCCAGATATAAGACGAATACAGGAACAAGCCAGTAATTGTTAAGGTTCCTCCTTACCCTGTTCCTGATTGTCCTTTTTCTCCGGTCAACAAAATTAAACTCAAAAAATGGTTCCCTGTAATAGTCAATGTTGTTTGCGCTCATACAGTGACTACTTCGCAATATCTATGCCATTATTTTGGCTGTCAGCAAAAGAGGTTGCAATCTGAGTGCATACTTTATTATAATAGACCCTTCTATGAAGAGATTTAAAACTTTTTTAGCCGGCACTATATTTCTGCTCCTGGCAGTTTTTATAATGAACAGTGCAGGAAATAGGGAGGCCCGGGCTGAGTATCCTTATTCTATAACATCATATCTGGATGGCTCTATTTTTAACAATGACAACAGGGAATACGCTGTTGATTCATCTGAGGATGTGCCACCGTACGTATTGGAGAAGGCGTCCTCCTATATGGAGCTGTTCACAACATCCGGCCGTGAGTTATTCCAGCAGTGGCTTGATCAGTCCATGCAGTATATGCCGCTTATTAAGGCAATTTTAAGAGAGGAGGGCCTTCCTGAAGACCTTGCCTTTCTTCCTCTCATTGAGAGTGGATTTAATGTTAATGCGAGGTCAAGGGCCAGCGCTACCGGAATGTGGCAGTTCATGTCTTCAACAGGGGTGTCGTATGGGCTTAAAGTCAATGGCTGGATAGACGAGAGGCGTGATCCTGTCAAGTCCACAAGGGCGGCAGCGAGGCATCTAAAGGATTTATATGAGACATTTGGTTCATGGCCTCTCGCCCTTGCGTCGTATAATGCCGGCAGCGGTAAAATACAAAGGGTACTTGATAAGAACGGGTCATCTTCATTCTGGGAGATAGGACAAAGCAGGGCACTGGCTGCAGAAACCAAAAACTATATTCCGAAGTTTATGGCTGCAATGATAATTGCAAGGAATCCTGAGGCGTTTGGTTTTACCTTCATGGAGGTCCCCGAATTTCAATACGACCTGCTGGAGGTTCCATCAGGCATTGACTTACACACAATAGAAGAACAATCCGGCATAAGTCTTGGATTGATTCGTGCAATAAATCCAGAACTTAAAGGCAATATTATACCATTAAACGAAAACCGGTATGTTCTTCGCCTTCCAAATGGTGTTGGCTCTGTTTTTATAGAAAACTTTGCACTGCTGCTGCCTGAACAAAGAGTCAGATATAAGGAATATAAGATTAGGAAGGGTGACAGTTTGAGCAAGATAGCAGCCAAATTTAATACTTCAGTTGCTTCTGTCAGACAGGCT
This window of the Nitrospirota bacterium genome carries:
- a CDS encoding insulinase family protein yields the protein MSRLIAIALAVLYLFTGSAFGSEIREHFLPNGLKIVTVENHKSPVVTFQVWYKVGSRNEITGRTGISHLLEHMMFKGTPKYGKGEYSGIVARNGGNENAFTSQDYTAYFQNISSDRLEISFDLESDRMVNLLLDPNEFMLERDVVKEERRLRTEDDPVSSLIEELYAAAFKIHPYHSPIIGWMTDLDNLSREDTYNYYKTYYRPDNATIVVVGDFNTEDLINKIGHYFGGIPKGEPMRDVKISEDDQKGERRFLYKREAQLPYVIYGYHAPNYKDRDHYALELLNNILSGGKSSRLYQNIVYSKQIALTAGGGFTPVQTDPELFYFYAQLKPDRTTEEAEAALKEEIERIKREPVSTRELQKARNQIEASFIMGQDSVFYQAMLIGQLETTGAGAKYLESYIDEIRQVTPEDIMRVANKYFMDDNRTVGVLVPLPQKQ
- a CDS encoding insulinase family protein, with amino-acid sequence MSYKTRHIMRILPSLLIIILLWTSISLASPGIEPKRVVLKNGITLLFVETHALPMVNISVAIKAGAIYDPPGKGGVASLTSALIDEGTTTRTSRQIAEEIDFIGGKLSAAGGEDYSSASLVVLKKDISTGMELLTDILLNPVFPAEELERKKKETIAAIISERDDPGAVASKEFYRAVFQGHPYGIPVEGDEESVSRITRDDIMNFYQQFYKPNNTIISVTGDLNYKEAVSLIETSFVRWDKSRLKLPEVPPVNKVSKGDSILIDRNITQSNIVLGHTGISRDNPDYYAVSLMNYILGGGGFESRMTKEIRDNKGLAYSVYSHFDVNRFPGAFTVEVQTKNESARDAIEGIRTELKKIREEQVSDDELNDAKAYLTGSFPLRLDTNAKISNFMLMVEYYNLGPDYIRDYPNKINSVTKDDILRVARKYIDTENCVTVVVGKQEKTGLRK
- a CDS encoding transglycosylase SLT domain-containing protein encodes the protein MKRFKTFLAGTIFLLLAVFIMNSAGNREARAEYPYSITSYLDGSIFNNDNREYAVDSSEDVPPYVLEKASSYMELFTTSGRELFQQWLDQSMQYMPLIKAILREEGLPEDLAFLPLIESGFNVNARSRASATGMWQFMSSTGVSYGLKVNGWIDERRDPVKSTRAAARHLKDLYETFGSWPLALASYNAGSGKIQRVLDKNGSSSFWEIGQSRALAAETKNYIPKFMAAMIIARNPEAFGFTFMEVPEFQYDLLEVPSGIDLHTIEEQSGISLGLIRAINPELKGNIIPLNENRYVLRLPNGVGSVFIENFALLLPEQRVRYKEYKIRKGDSLSKIAAKFNTSVASVRQANRLKKNRIVSGKTILIPVRLPYSDDIVRLLNPPVV